The Agrococcus carbonis sequence TCGCGTTCGTGCTGAAGGCACCGCTCGAGGGCGATGGGCTGACGGTCGAGCAGGTGCTCGACGCGACCGAGACCGTCGTGCCGGCGCTCGAGATCCTCGACTCGCACATCGAGCTCGAGGGCCGCACGATCGTCGACACGATCAGCGACAACGCCGCGCTCGGCGCCGTCGTGGTCGGCGATGTCGAGATCGGGCCGCGCGACCGCGACCTGTCGTGGATCGGCGCGATGTGCCTCGTCAACGACGAGATCATCGAGACGGGCGTCTCGGGCGGCGTGCTCGGCAACCCCGCGCACGGCGTCGCGTGGCTCGCGGGCAAGCTCGCGCAGCACGGCGACCGCCTCGAGGCGGGCGAGCTCATCCTCGCCGGCTCGTTCACGCGCCCGGTGTGGGTGCGGCCGGGCGACGTCGTGCGCGCCGAGTACCAGGACATGGGCACGGTCGAGGTGACGTTCCGATGACGACCCTCCGCGAGGCGCTCGCCGCGGCCGACGCCCCGCTCGTGGGGCTGTGGAACGCATCCGGCAGCGCCGTCGCCGCCGAGATCATGGCGGGCTCGGGCGCCGACCTGCTGCTCGTCGACGGCGAGCACGGGCCCATCTCGCTGTCGGAGATGCTGCCCATCCTGCAGGCCGCGGCCGCCTACCCCGTGACGACGATCGTGCGGGTGCCGTGGAACGACCCCGTCGTGATCAAGCAGGTGCTCGACCTGGGCGCCGAGAACGTGCTCGTGCCGATGATCTCGGACGCCGAGGAGGCCCGCGCCGCCGTGCGCGCCGCCCGCTACCCCGGCGGACCCGGCGAGCGCGAGGGCGGCCGCGGCATCGGCTCGGCGCTCGCCCGCTCGTCGCGCTGGGGCCGCATCGCCGGCTACGTGCAGGGCGCCGATGCCCACGTGTCGGTGACGGTGCAGATCGAGACGGCGGATGCGGCGGCGAACGCCGCGGAGATCGCCGCCGTCGACGGCGTGGACGCGGTCTTCATCGGGCCGGCCGACCTCGCCGGATCGATGGGCTTCCCGGGCCGCCCGTCGGAGCAGGCCGTGATCGACGTCGTCGACGCGACGATCGACGCCGTGCGCTCGGCCGGCAAGCCCGTCGGCGTCAACGCCTTCGCGCCCGCGGACGCCGACCGCTGCATCGCGCGCGGCGCATCCTTCGTCTTCGTCTCGGCCGACGTGACGCTGATGGCGCGCGGCTCGGAGGAGGCCGTCGCGCGGCTGAAGGCGACGCGCGCCGACACCGACTCCTACTGAGCGCCGGCCGCCAGCGGCGGCCGGTCGCCAGCGCACCCCTCAGGTGGTCACGACACGCCGCCCGCGACCGCTGGGGTGGTCACGACACGCCGGGCGGCCGCACCGTCGCACGGCGCGTCGTGACCACCCTCGGCCGGCGCAATGGCGGATGCGTTGGGGGGACGGATGCGTCGCGAGCCCCCCCCCTCCTTGACGCGACACGGCTAACGCCGTTAGCCTCGGAGCATGATCACCGCATCTGACCGACTCGTCGTCGACGGCGTCGAGCTCGCGTACGACGTCGCCGGCCCCGCGGGCGCCCCGCTCGTCGTCTGCCTGCCGGGCATGGGCGACGTACGCAGCGCCTACCGCCACCTCGCGCCGCTGCTCGTCGAGCACGGCCTGCGGGTCGCCGCGCTCGACCTGCCGGGCCACGGCGACTCCGGGATCTCCCCCGAGCCCGTCGGGCAGCGCGGGATCGCCGATGCGGCCGTCGCGCTCGTCGAGCGGCTCGGCGGCCCGGCGATCGTCGTCGGCCACTCCTTCACCCCCGACAGCGCGCTGCTCGCCACCCAGCTCGCGCCGCAGCAGGTCGTCGGCGCCGTCGCGATCGGACCGTGGGCCACCGCGCCGCAGCAGGGCCCGCTGATGCGCGCCCTCACGAGGCTCGTCGCGGGCACGCCGCTGCTGTGGTCGCTCTTCTACCGATCGCTGCACCGCACGCCGCCGGCCGACCTCGCCGAGCACCGTCGGCGCATCGTCGACGCGCTCCGCCGCCCGCGCGGCACCGAGGCGATCGTCGCGATGGCCGACGGCTCGACGAAGGACGCGACCGGCGCCCGCCGCCGCCAGAGCGCGCCGGTCGTCGTCGTGATGGGCGAGCGCGATCCCGACTTCCGCGATCCCGCAGCCGAGGCGCAGGCCTACGCGGATGCGGCAGCAGCGGCGGGTGCCTCCGTCGCGGTGCGCATGGTGCCCGGCGCGGGCCACTACCCGCACAGCGAGCGGCCGCGCGACGTGGCCGACGCCGTGCTCGCGCTCGCGCGGCAGGTCGGCTGGCCGGTGGGCGACCGTGCCTAGGGCCGGCCTCTCGCCCGCAGCGGTCGTCGACCTCGCGCTCGCCGAGCTCGATGCGACCGGCGGCGCCCCGCTCTCGCTCGGCGCCGTCGCGGCCCGCGCCGGGGTCAAGCCGCCCTCGCTCTACAAGCACGTCGCGGGCCTGCCCGAGCTCGAGGCGCTCGTCGCCGCGCGCGTCTACGACGAGCTCGGCGATGCCGTCGAGGCGGCGATCGAGGGTCGGCAGGGGGCGGATGCCGTGGTCGCGTTCCTGCGCGCCTACCGGTCGTTCGCGGTGCGGCACCCCGCGCGCTACCGCTGGCTGCCCGTCCGGGCCGGTGAGCACCCCGCGCTCACCCGGGCGGCAGACCGCGTGCTGACGATCGCCGCTCGCGCGGTCGCGGGCGACGCGGGCGTGCAGGGCGAGCCGGTGGAGCTCGGTGAGCTCGACGATGCCGCGATCCACGAGCTGCGCGGCCTGCGCGCCGTCGCGCACGGCTTCGCGACCCTCGAGGCGGCCGGCGGCTTCGGGCTGCCGACCGACGTCGACGCGTCGTTCGAGCGCCTCGTCGCGCGCATGATCCGGCGGGCGTAGCCTCCGGCGGGCTCAGGCTGCGAGCGCCGCCGCCCCCGTGACGAGCGCGACGAGCGGCGGGACGCCCTGTACGAGCGCCGGGCGGAGCTTGCGGCGATCGCTCCCCACGAGGTACGCGGCCGCGCCGAGCATCACGGCGCACGCCGTGAGCGCGACCGCGAGGCCCGCATCCGTCGACCCCGCGAGCACGACCGCGACCCCAACGAGCGCGGCGACGCCGAGCAGCAGGTTGTAGACGCCCTGGTTGGCGGCGAGCTGCCTGGACGCGGCGGCCTGCTCCCGGCTCGTGCCGAAGATGCGCCTCGTCGCGTCGGCCTCCCAGCGCAGCGTCTCGAGCACGAAGATCCACCCGTGCACGGCGGCCGCGAGCACCGCGGCGAGGCAGGCGACGATGAGCATGGCGGGAGCCTAGACCGGCGAACCCTCGACACGATACCCCTAGGGGTATACAATCGTGGGATGGCTACCACCGAGATCACCAAGGACACCCTCGAGCAGACGATCGGCCAGGAGGGCATCGTGCTGCTCGACTTCTGGGCGGCGTGGTGCGGTCCGTGCCGCATGTTCGGCCCCATCTTCGAGCAGGCGTCCGAGCAGCACACCGACATCACCTTCGGCAAGGTCGACACCGAGGCCGAGCAGGAGCTCGCGGCCGGCTTCCAGATCACCTCGATCCCCACGCTCATGGCGTTCCGCGACGGCGTCATGGTCTTCAACCAGGCCGGCGCCCTGCCCGGCCCGCAGCTCGAGCAGCTGATCGGCGCGGTGCGCGACCTCGACATGGACGAGGTGCGCGCGAAGATCGCCGAGCAGGAGGCCGCGCGCGCCGGTTCCGGCCAGGCCTGAGGGCCGCGCCGTGGTCGACGAGCGGGAGGCGCAGCAGCGCCGCATCGTGAACCGCCTCAAGCGGGCCAGGGGCCAGCTGGATGCGGTGATCGCGGCGGTCGAGGACGGCGACCCGTGCCGCGACGTCGTGACGCAGCTCTCCGCGGTCACGCACGCGCTCAACCGCGCCGGCTTCGTCGTCGTGGCGACCGCCATGGAGGACTGCGTCGCCAACCCCGAGAGCCCGCGCGACGGCATGACGACCCAGGAGCTCGAGAAGCTCTTCCTCGCGCTCGCGTGAACCACCCGCCTGCTGCCCGTCGCCCCCTCGGCGGCGGGCGGCGCCGGGTGTAGATTCGCGACGAGCGCGGCGACGCCGCCGGCGCGGTGCCGGCGCGAGCGCCCGCGGGAGCGAGGCGGGCATGCGCGCACCGGGCGTCGACGCATCGGCACTGGCGGCCATCGGCGGCACCCCGCTCGTGCGCCTGCGCACCCTCCTGCCGCCGGGCTCGGGCGACGTGCTCGTCAAGCTCGAGGGCGGCAACCCGACGGGCAGCTACAAGGACCGCATGGCGCGCGCGATCGTCGAGGGCGCGCGGGAGCGCGGCGATCTCTCCCCCGGCCAGCGCGTCGTCGAGTACTCGGGCGGCAGCACCGGCTCGTCGCTCGCGTTCGTGTGCGCCGTGCTCGGCCATCCGCTCTCGATCGTCTCCTCCGACGCCTTCGCGCAGGAGAAGCTCGACACGATGCGCGCGCTCGGCGCCGACCTCACGGTCGTCGCGAGCGACGGCGGTGCGATCACGCCCGACCTGTTCCGGCGGATGCGCGAGGCCGTCGACCGGATCGTCGCGGCCCGCGGCAGCTGGTGGGTCGACCAGTTCGAGAACCGGGATGCGCTGCTCGGCTACGCCGAGATGGGGCGCGAGATCATCGCCCAGACCGACGCCGCGGGACTCCGGATCGACGCCTTCTGCGCGGGCGTCGGCACCGCCGGCATGCTCGCGGGCGTCGCGTCGGCGCTGCGCGCCCTGCCGCACCGCGTGCGGGTCGTCGCCCTCGAGCCGACCGAGTCGCCGCTCCTCACCCGCGGCACCACGGGGCCGCATCACGTCGAGGGCATCGCGACCGGGCGCATCCCGCCGCTGCTCGGCGACGCGCACGACGAGGCGCGCGCGATCGACGAGGCCGAGGCGCGGGTGCTCGCGCGCAGGCTCGCGCGCGAGGAGGGCATCTTCGCCGGCACCTCGGCGGCCCTCAACGTCGCGGCGGCGCTGCAGCTTGCGGCCGAGCTCGGCCCGGGGTCAACGACCGTGACGGTCGCGACCGACACCGGGCTCAAGTACCTCGCCGGCGGCCTCTTCCGCGACTGAGCGGGGCCGCGGCGCTCGTCAGCGCACGCGCGCGACGACCCCGGCGGTCTCGGCGCCGGGCGCCGCGAACCGGTCGGCGACCGCGCGGATGCGCTCCTGCATCGCCGCGCCGGCGAGCGCGGGCGCCATGTCGGCGCGCCGGGCGATGCTCACCGTGCGCGTGAGCGCGACGTCGGCGAGCGGCGCCGAGCGCAGCCCCGGGCGCAGCGCCGCGACCATCGCCGGCACGACGGCGACGCCGATCCCCCGCTCCGCGAACCGCAGCGCCGCATCCATCTCGACGCCCTCGACGACGACGCGCGGGGTCAGGCCCGCGCCGCCGAAGGCCGCGTCCATCGCCACCCGCAGGTCGTAGCTCTCGGGAAAGACGACCTGCGGCGCGCGGGCGAGCTCGGCGAGCGCGACGGCGCCGCCCGAGGTCGCGAAGGGGTCGGGCGCCGCCGCCGACGAGACGACGACGAGCCGCTCGGTGATGATCGGCTCGAGCTCGAGCGCCGCCCGGGCCGCCCCCGAGGCGACGGTCGTCACGATGAGGGCGAGATCGAGGGCGCCGTCCAGCAGTGCTGCGATGAGCGACCGCGAGCCGCGCTCGAGGATCTCGACCTCGATGCCGGGGTGCTGCGCGTGGAACTCGGCGACGACGTCGACGACGAGGCTCGTGCACAGCGTCGGCGTCGCGCCGAGCCGGATGCGTCCGCGGCTCAGCCCCGCGAGCTCGGCCATCTCGGTGCGCGCGGCGTCGGCGTCGGCGAGCATGCGGCGCGCGATCGGCAGCAGCCGCTCGCCCGCGCCCGTGAGCGCCGCCCCGCCGCGGATGCGGTGGAAGAGCTCCACGCCGAGCTCGCGCTCGAGCGTCGAGACCTGGCGGCTCAGCGTCGGCTGCGCGACGTGCAGCCGTTCGGCGGCACGGGTGAAGTGCGCGAGCGCCGCCACGGCGGTGAAGGCGCGCAGCTGCTCGAGGTTCATGAGCGATAGCGTACTCGCATCGTCACGACCAGGACTATGCATTGGACGGATGGCGGCGGCCTCCGTAGCGTCGACGCCATGACCACCGCATCCGCCCCCGCCCGCCCCGAGCGCCTGCTCGCGACCTCCGTGCTCGTCATCGGCACCGGTGGTGCGGGGCTCCGCGCCGCCATCGAGCTCGCCGAGCGCGGCGTGCAGGTGCTCGCCGTCGGCAAGCGCCGCAAGCACGACGCCCACACGACCCTCGCCGCGGGCGGCATCAACGCCGCGCTCGGCACGATGGACCCCGAGGACAGCTGGCAGCAGCACGCGGCCGACACGCTGCGCGAGTCGTACTTCCTCGCCGATCCCGCGATCGTCGAGACCGTCGCGAAGCACGCGGCGCGCGGCATCGACGACCTCGTGCGCTGGGGCATGCCCTTCGCCCGCGAGGCGGACGGCCGCATCAGCCAGCGCTTCTTCGGCGCCCACCGCTACCGCCGCACGGCCTACGCGGGCGACTACACCGGCCTCGAGATCCAGCGCACCCTCCTGCGGCGCGCGCGCGAGCTCGAGGTGCCCGTCATCGACACCGTCTACATCACGCGCCTGCTCGTGAGCGACGGCCGCGTCTTCGGCGCCTACGGCTTCGACGTCGTCGACGGCACCCCGACCGTCATCCATGCCGACGCAGTCATCCTCGCCGCGGGCGGCCACACGCGCATCTGGCGCAACACCTCGTCGCGCCGCGACGAG is a genomic window containing:
- a CDS encoding TetR/AcrR family transcriptional regulator — its product is MPRAGLSPAAVVDLALAELDATGGAPLSLGAVAARAGVKPPSLYKHVAGLPELEALVAARVYDELGDAVEAAIEGRQGADAVVAFLRAYRSFAVRHPARYRWLPVRAGEHPALTRAADRVLTIAARAVAGDAGVQGEPVELGELDDAAIHELRGLRAVAHGFATLEAAGGFGLPTDVDASFERLVARMIRRA
- a CDS encoding DUF1304 domain-containing protein — its product is MLIVACLAAVLAAAVHGWIFVLETLRWEADATRRIFGTSREQAAASRQLAANQGVYNLLLGVAALVGVAVVLAGSTDAGLAVALTACAVMLGAAAYLVGSDRRKLRPALVQGVPPLVALVTGAAALAA
- a CDS encoding HpcH/HpaI aldolase family protein, which encodes MTTLREALAAADAPLVGLWNASGSAVAAEIMAGSGADLLLVDGEHGPISLSEMLPILQAAAAYPVTTIVRVPWNDPVVIKQVLDLGAENVLVPMISDAEEARAAVRAARYPGGPGEREGGRGIGSALARSSRWGRIAGYVQGADAHVSVTVQIETADAAANAAEIAAVDGVDAVFIGPADLAGSMGFPGRPSEQAVIDVVDATIDAVRSAGKPVGVNAFAPADADRCIARGASFVFVSADVTLMARGSEEAVARLKATRADTDSY
- the trxA gene encoding thioredoxin produces the protein MATTEITKDTLEQTIGQEGIVLLDFWAAWCGPCRMFGPIFEQASEQHTDITFGKVDTEAEQELAAGFQITSIPTLMAFRDGVMVFNQAGALPGPQLEQLIGAVRDLDMDEVRAKIAEQEAARAGSGQA
- a CDS encoding metal-sensitive transcriptional regulator — translated: MVDEREAQQRRIVNRLKRARGQLDAVIAAVEDGDPCRDVVTQLSAVTHALNRAGFVVVATAMEDCVANPESPRDGMTTQELEKLFLALA
- a CDS encoding alpha/beta fold hydrolase, translating into MITASDRLVVDGVELAYDVAGPAGAPLVVCLPGMGDVRSAYRHLAPLLVEHGLRVAALDLPGHGDSGISPEPVGQRGIADAAVALVERLGGPAIVVGHSFTPDSALLATQLAPQQVVGAVAIGPWATAPQQGPLMRALTRLVAGTPLLWSLFYRSLHRTPPADLAEHRRRIVDALRRPRGTEAIVAMADGSTKDATGARRRQSAPVVVVMGERDPDFRDPAAEAQAYADAAAAAGASVAVRMVPGAGHYPHSERPRDVADAVLALARQVGWPVGDRA
- a CDS encoding LysR family transcriptional regulator translates to MNLEQLRAFTAVAALAHFTRAAERLHVAQPTLSRQVSTLERELGVELFHRIRGGAALTGAGERLLPIARRMLADADAARTEMAELAGLSRGRIRLGATPTLCTSLVVDVVAEFHAQHPGIEVEILERGSRSLIAALLDGALDLALIVTTVASGAARAALELEPIITERLVVVSSAAAPDPFATSGGAVALAELARAPQVVFPESYDLRVAMDAAFGGAGLTPRVVVEGVEMDAALRFAERGIGVAVVPAMVAALRPGLRSAPLADVALTRTVSIARRADMAPALAGAAMQERIRAVADRFAAPGAETAGVVARVR
- a CDS encoding PLP-dependent cysteine synthase family protein, which encodes MRAPGVDASALAAIGGTPLVRLRTLLPPGSGDVLVKLEGGNPTGSYKDRMARAIVEGARERGDLSPGQRVVEYSGGSTGSSLAFVCAVLGHPLSIVSSDAFAQEKLDTMRALGADLTVVASDGGAITPDLFRRMREAVDRIVAARGSWWVDQFENRDALLGYAEMGREIIAQTDAAGLRIDAFCAGVGTAGMLAGVASALRALPHRVRVVALEPTESPLLTRGTTGPHHVEGIATGRIPPLLGDAHDEARAIDEAEARVLARRLAREEGIFAGTSAALNVAAALQLAAELGPGSTTVTVATDTGLKYLAGGLFRD
- a CDS encoding 2-keto-4-pentenoate hydratase encodes the protein MTEPTGTRPAPAARPGRGLDDATVTRIADELAEATRSRGTIERISTRFPAATIEDSYAVQRIWRTRREEAGARLVGRKIGLTSKAMQFATGITEPDYGVIFADQAYRSGETVEHAQWSNVRVEVELAFVLKAPLEGDGLTVEQVLDATETVVPALEILDSHIELEGRTIVDTISDNAALGAVVVGDVEIGPRDRDLSWIGAMCLVNDEIIETGVSGGVLGNPAHGVAWLAGKLAQHGDRLEAGELILAGSFTRPVWVRPGDVVRAEYQDMGTVEVTFR